In Methanosarcina siciliae T4/M, one genomic interval encodes:
- a CDS encoding DUF2173 family protein, translating to MSKKECNLSIDELLKFDGVMAAGIFSPDGKLVEYKSKTEMPKVMAVMTAKFCGTVNMMFDALASAYTELYKMNWVPQHNWMYSGGDWTVMISGTRGVFVESSKADIEKILKGLGMC from the coding sequence ATGAGTAAAAAAGAGTGCAACCTTTCGATAGATGAACTTCTGAAGTTTGATGGGGTAATGGCAGCCGGGATTTTCAGCCCGGATGGAAAGCTCGTGGAGTACAAATCAAAGACTGAGATGCCAAAAGTTATGGCTGTGATGACTGCAAAGTTCTGCGGGACCGTAAACATGATGTTCGATGCTCTGGCCAGTGCATACACGGAGCTCTACAAAATGAACTGGGTTCCCCAGCACAACTGGATGTACAGCGGCGGCGACTGGACCGTTATGATCTCAGGTACGAGAGGGGTTTTTGTCGAGAGCTCAAAGGCAGATATAGAGAAGATCCTTAAGGGTCTTGGGATGTGTTAA